A genome region from Mycolicibacterium litorale includes the following:
- the cynS gene encoding cyanase: protein MTREQITADIVAARLAKGLTWHQLADAIDKPVMWTIAALLGQHPVPVDCGAVVVDMLGLDESAIPVLAAVPMRGGLPTAVPTDPTIYRFYEVLQVYGGAIKEFIHEEFGDGIMSAINFSIDIQRKPHAAGDRVVVTLDGKFLPYDWTAAEG from the coding sequence GTGACGCGGGAGCAGATCACCGCCGACATCGTCGCCGCCCGTTTGGCGAAAGGGCTGACGTGGCACCAGCTCGCCGACGCCATCGACAAACCGGTCATGTGGACCATCGCCGCGCTGCTCGGACAGCATCCGGTGCCGGTGGACTGCGGCGCAGTCGTCGTCGACATGCTCGGTCTCGACGAATCCGCGATTCCGGTGCTCGCCGCGGTCCCGATGCGCGGCGGGCTGCCCACCGCGGTGCCGACCGACCCGACCATCTACCGCTTCTACGAGGTGCTCCAGGTGTACGGCGGCGCCATCAAGGAATTCATCCACGAGGAGTTCGGCGACGGCATCATGAGCGCGATCAACTTCAGCATCGACATACAGCGCAAACCGCATGCGGCGGGCGACCGTGTGGTGGTCACCCTCGACGGCAAGTTCCTGCCGTACGACTGGACGGCCGCCGAGGGCTGA